Within Malus domestica chromosome 04, GDT2T_hap1, the genomic segment AATAATACGGACAGAAGGGATTCGAGTTTCGGACAGCATCATGGGGAAGATCAGCCAGAagaacaaaaccaaaaccctagaagagaaagaagaagactaCAGAAGAATGGGGCTTGACCTAGTTTCCGGCCTCAGCACCGAGCTCTACAACGCGAAGAAAACAGCCACATTGGACTTGGATGTTCTTGCAAGCAGTGTATCAAATCTCTCCGATGGAATGGAGAACATCAAACATCTCATACACAAGGAGTTGTGCATGGATGAGAACAGTGGTAATTTGGTCAATTCGATGAAATCGTTCATATGTTATGCAGAGGAACATTTGAGAGAGTTGCAGGGTGATGAGAGTAGGGTTCTGTCACAGGTGAAGGAGATAACAGAATATTTTCACGGGAATGTGAGCAAGGAAGAAGCGAATCCGCTTCGGATTTTCGTGATTGTTAGGGACTTTTTGGGAATGTTGGATCATGTTTGTAAAGAGCTTAGAAGCTCAAAAGCTCCACGCACTCCAAATCCTCTGGCTCCATTCAAATAGGCTGTAGATTTTGTGAGATTGTTTTGGTGTGTTCATATGATGGATTTTCATTCACTAAGCAAGAACGTTAACCTGGTTTTGAATTTTGTATGTAGGGTTTCGGCCTTAAGGCTGCGTTGGATATGAATTTCATTACCTCATCCAAAATGTGTCGTTTCATATCGTCAAATCTGTCAATTTTTCTGTCAAATCGAGGGTTATTTTGTTCATTTGAGTGATGAAAAAGTAACGGAATAGGTGAtacatttttccttttgtgcCAATTTGACACGCTTTAAAGTATTAGGAGAACTTAATATGAAATAGAAAGTTAAAAGATAATCTTGGTGTGAGTAATTGTGCACATCAACTAGTTCGCCTAAGAAACATACAAAGAGAATCAATCAATAACATGTTACCAATCAATTAGATAGATAATGCACTTTTTAAACACGTGACAAATATTTATTGAACAGTGACGCTATTAAAATTTAAGCTTAGTGAAGAGAATTTCTCCTTCATCCGGTTCCCACACCTGGTCCCATTTTGGTAGACCTGAATGTCGAGGTCCCACGTGTCTTTTCAGATGACGGATGACGTGGACGACTGCCGGAACTCAAGAATTTCTCCACCACTAAGGTTGTCATGTCATGTTGGAATGATTTGGGCTTCCGTGTGGTCAAAGTGATAATGGGCCATAATAAAAACAAAGCAATTGTGGTCCAGCCCAGCCCAGACTCAAAGACCCAATTAGACATCTGAAACAAAGCGTCCAAATTACTATAACACCCTCGTTCTTTCGTCCGATACCCATTTTACCCTCCAACTGCCATGCACTCCCCGCACGCCTTTTTTCCCGTCTTTACAATTCAAGAACAGTCTGGATCCCAACAGACTCCACGCGTCAACCTCCCATACGCCATTTGACATTTCCCAGCAACAAGGCagcggacaaggattgtctgccctccttgttcccgtactctcctgttttgtgtgatcacggttaagccacatcaacattttataatgttttttatagagataataagacaaaaataaatagtaatataaaatgttgacgtagcttaaccgtgaccacacaaacaggagggcatagGAACAAggaaggcagacaatccttgtcccaagGCAGCAACGTGCACTGATAAAATTGCCAACGTGGCGCATCGCCATTGGCCAATAGTATGCACGACATAAACATTGCCGCACAGGGCCCCACAGTATATAATAATGAAGTTTAAACGAAACATTTCCGGTACTGtttagttttaacgaaaaaccacatttttacctttctctAGTAttattaaaacttttttttttaacttttcgttaattttctttataaaaaccCCTTCAACCTTCATCTTTCACACTCAGAATTCAAATTcccaaacacaaaaatctcaacttaaaaaaaaacaaggaaatcaATGGAGGCGAAGATGATCCAAGAATGTCGTTCGCGTTTCTACTTCTCTTTGTTTCAGGTACAACATAATCAAATCTTTTATGTTAATTTCTTAACTAGTCTGGCTATGAAACGAACGTCTTACTTTTTTTATTGAGTGACAAATACTAAAGAACGAACGTTAATCTGTCATCGGTAATGTATAACATGTCATTGTCGTTAACAAAATGTATCAACATGCGACTCATTTTAAGTCTACAACTAACATGTGCTCGGTTTTAAGAACATAACATCATGCACGTAAAATttctagtttatttattttcatatatttgcTGAAGAATTGTTCTTTCTAATTTTGGCTTGTGGGTAGAATTCCTGTGTGGAATAGCAGTAGCGGCCTATGATTCATCCAAGTTTGGGACTCTGATCGGAATCGATCTCGGAACAACGTATTCCTGTGTGGGAGTGTACAAGAACGGTCATGCGAACGATCAAGGCGCCCTCCTGGGTCGCATTCACTGATACGGTGCGTCTGATCGGAGAGGCGGCCACGAATCAAGCCCCTCTCAACGCAGAACGCACCATTTCTGACGTCAAGCGGCTCATTGGGCGAAAGAGACTGATTTTATGTGTGTTTAATTTGGATTATTAACTTATTTGGAAGGGGATGTGGTTTATCTGTGTGTTTAATTTGGATTATGAACTTAGATGGGAAGAATTTAAGCAACTTTACATGGTACTTGGATTGGAAGATGTTGTGGATTATCTGTGTGTTTAATTTGGATTATGAACTTAATTGGGTTTTGTTCAATTCGGTGTTTTGATTTGTAGGTGTTCGTGGTGGGAATTTCCGTGGGGAAtgcttcctggccgacgagcacacagctccccgagaggttggcgccggttgatgctttctgtcgggcttctgctttaatggcgggcttgtcgggcaaagcctgtcgggcaaggcttgttgggcaaggctgaaaaagaaggacagagttaactttgaaatgtgcctttgtggggccttgaatgtaggccttgaggctcacgatcaagattaactttgaattgcttaggcgtgccactaccatcttcaACATGGTAAATGTAGAACAgatgtttgagttttaattatatatattcgagagactatgttagttattgacaggtgcctttgtggggccttaggtgtaggccttgaagcTTCCCGtaaataactaacttagtactcaaACACATAAGGTTCCTTTTGTATGTTATATGAGTCTTATAACCATCATACTTCTAATTACCTGAGCtcaaagagcagaatgaatccaaataggtgcctttgtggggccttgaataggctttgaggcttcccatcagaaacCCTTCTATACTCAATGTTTTTGCCCGAGAAATatgatgaatccaaataggtgcatttgtggagccttgaataggccttgaggcttcccatcagaattcatcaTGTACTCGAACGTTATATGgtcatcataatataacagaaataaaaccaagtggcaggtcgattacttgcgccccaagtaacttcggacttcttgttatcaaagcttgtagtggatgggttaagtccacatcaggttcttttttatgccttgaggccaaggacttttagggtgatcaaatcttatatgcccgagggcttagaacttagatctggtttgaactgtgaagacatattcaaatcagaTTCAAGTgctgagagagtcttttaatagccatattactagaaataacttggatacaacttgaagtatacaacatattgctaggctaatgaatgaaaaaaacaaaaacaaagcaggtcgggcaaggctggtcgtcttgcaacttcctatctttgtgggttaacagaaggtttgaaggcttagaaaaggggttgggaaatgagtttgcagaaagaaaatcgatactacagcaggcTTTGAGCAGGGTatcagagctattacaaagggtttatcccgaaagggatgaaggtttgggctgactacagcttcgttttgaaggcaaatctggcttttgtttgtttgtttgagtgtccttgattctgacttctctttctccttttatagacactttggcttggcctcctgtagcaataatcttgcccgaatgtagtttgaaggatagtgactcatcagctatttacttgtactgccattaaaaagtactttttgggctgattagctggctggtctataccacttggccattgggtaggtgagcaagtagtCTGCATGGCCTGCACCTAGTCAGAAACGGGCTTCTCCTGTCTTCTGGACTTCGGCTGGGTTTTGACTGGCCTTGACTGGGGTTCTTCCTTTTAGGATGCTCTTTGGGCCAACTTCCCCcgagcccaaagtttaagttttgatccaaacagtaGGTTTGATGATCCAGATGTTCAAAGAGATATTAAGTTTTTACGTTACAAAGCTGTGAACGAAGATGGGAAGCCTTACATGCATGTGAACGTTAAAGGTGAAACCAAGGTTTTTAGCCCTGAGGAAATAAGTGCTGTGATTTTGGGTAAGATGAAGGAAACCGCCGGAGGCCTACCTCGGGAAGAAAATCAAAGACGCCGTGGTAACCGTTCCAGGTGATGCTCGAAAATTTCCTCACTTAAATCTTCTATAGTTCTGCGGATGGTTATTACATAATACAACGAGAAAACATAGTGATTATGTTATTGTGTTCGTTGGTTTGATGGGTTGCTTTTGATTGGTTCTTGTAGCTTATTTCAATGATGCGCAGAGGCAGGTTACCAAGGATGCGGGCATCATTGCCGGGCTCAATGTGGCTCGGATGATCAACGAGCCTACAGCCGCAACCATTATGATCCGACAAGAAAGAAGAGAATAACATATTGTTGTGCCTTAGCCCGTTCGTtagtgcggaaacgagattcaaattacaacctcaccaaatcacactcagttgaacagaataaaatgcaagaaataaagacactgagaaatttacgaggttcggcaaaatcatgcctacgtccccggagagatattgctattcactatgagaataacagtacaagtacacatgagttaaatcaacataacccaaTCCTGAATTCCTTGCACACCCACTCATAAAATTTTCCAAGAGCCTCATtctaccccaagagttctttcactataatacttttcactctagctctcttgattttctctcaacccatGTTCAACCTTTCCCATGGGAGAGTCGAATGCTCTCTCCACCTTGGATGCTTTTCTGATGCAAACCTTCTCCCTCGGCAAGCACACCTAATGCAAACATTTCCTTGCATTAAATAAAGGCCAAGTCATCATCACATTTCTTGCAATGCTCCCAAAGTCAAAAGGCAAACCCACTTTTGATTTTACTTTGCAACACTTGTCTGCAACTTTCATGCAGCCCACACCATGTGATATTTCCACCGAAAGCAAACACATATCACTTCATTGTTGCCAGCTCAAAAtatgagccaatcacaacacatattAATTAGTTTACGATCTTGGTGGTGGTACATTTGATGTTAGCATCTTGACAATGGATAACGGCGTGTTTGAGGTGAGGTCTATGAGTGGAGACACTCACTTGGGAGGAGAGGACTTCGACCATGGAGTGATGGACTACGTCATCAAGTTCATCAAGAAGAAATATAACAAGGATATTAGCAAGGACCCAAGGCTCTCGGGAAACTTCGAAAGGAACATGGACTTGTTCAAGAAGATCATGAGACCGGTAAAGAAGGCTTTAGAAGATGCAGGCCTGAAGAAGAAAGATATTCACGAGATTGTCCTCGTTGGAGGGAGTACCCGAATTCCTAAGGTGCAAGAGATGTTGAAAGACTTCTTCGATGGGAAAGAGCCAAGCAAGGGGGTCAATCCTGATAAGGCTGTTGCATACAGTGCTGCAGTTCAAGGTGGAGTTCTCAGTGGCGAAGGCGGGGAAGAAACCAAGGGTAATTGGACTGTTTCAATTGACATTTTGTATAATATTTTGTTCCCGATATGTTAAATAATAATGTCATTTAATAagctttttatcttttttggagtctgttgatgcacaaaatcagcgaagactttggtacaacagaaagtgtcaggttttgtgaccttcgcttggttgcttcggtcactagtgaggataagtacgtaaatgaatagagacagagaagcaaacacaggatgtacgtggttcacccagattggctacgtccacggagtagaggagttcttattagtagtgaagggcttacacaagtacaagggatcaagctctcaatttagtgagttcttatgaatgatttaacacaaatggcattagccaatattgtgggggaatgacccctatttatagaaaaacttgtagctttgtcacattgacatgtgtcatgttatgattggttcttgatgtcgacacgtgctgcgctctgattggcttctaatcttgacacgtgtcgagtagtgattggcctcctggtcgaaggggaactcttctgggtccttgacagtatagcgttggccggtgctcggtagtttcgggattggtcaagtatggtacaaacagagtcCAATGATTAAGGCAACCaatcaaatatttcaaaaacataacaatatttattatatattatattaatatgTTAAAATATCATTTAATAAATTTGACATCTGCTATCAAATTTGATTGCAAAAGACTTTGCCTTCAAATGACTCAGCGCTACCTAAGAAATTGAAGGTTCAGTTGGAGAGAGTTTGCTACCATTTTTTACTGTTGTATGTCTACATGGCaattttgacatctcatttggagatgctcttagatgttggattcaataaatttgtaaatacaaaactaaaaaaaaatacacatatgGTGGGCCCAACACACTAACCGAGTGGAATCTTGGGCTAAATTTGCCCCAAAATTGAGTTTggggttaaaactcatatttgaccCACAAGGGTTGACAGCAAGTTGAGATAgatttagaacctaaaatttaagttttactcCAAGAATTAGAgtaagtactggtttggtactgaggtgcttttataaaaaaaaactgagctcaaaaaagtgtttggtaaacacttaaaaacaacttattttcacaattttgggtgaaaaaaagctgaaattaAACGTGAaacagcaaaaatgagcttattcttacagtacagcagaaacagtttttttttcaaaacacatcaataccaaaccagccctaagtctAGTAAGATGTATATTTGAACTTTAATTACAACTTTTTAATATTGAATGaaaattggaattttttttcgATTTATCCTACACCAGTGCAAGTAGATTTTGATGGAACAATGCGTGAGAAGCAATAGGTTGTGTCCGAGTTAAATTATCTATGAGTTTGGTTGGAAgtgttttttaaaatagttaaaAGCGTCTTTTGTAAAAATGTTTGTGAAATTGATCTTtaacaaaaatacaaataaatcaTGGAAAAACATTTAAGTgtttataggaagaaaaaaaaacacataaagtGTTTCTTgtagaaaatacttcaaatgtttttggaactcaaaatttttttctttttcgaaaAGCGCTTCATGATTTTGAAACCATTCCTAATTGAGGAATACGGATCATCTTTTTGAGGATTCCAGAGATTAGTGAATCATgtctgtttatcgtacatcttactgtcagaaatcattttatttaaaattgaatacaaaCAATACCTGACAAAAACTGTCTGCATAATATATGATGAACATACATAATTCACGAATTCCCGAGATCCTTACAAAGACGATCCGGAGAGAATAGTGTTGGCTAATTGAGCCTATATTTGTATTATCAACTATTAATGTTGTCATTTTACTGACGCAAGACGGACGGACGACATGACGTAGGATGAGAGAAGACAATACACGCGAAACGCCTCCACTTCAAAATTCCCAACTTCGGAGTTTGGCGGGGTGAGTTCCCAACTTCCCAGAGAAAAGAGAGCGCTTGCGCCGTTGCGCGGGCTGAAGGGCTAAAGTAAGCTCATGCTTTCGATTTTCgtcttttgagttttaatcttGATTAGTGTACATatctttcttcaatttttgcttaattattaattaattgaataCGTGGAATTATTCttggtgtgttttaattttaattttcaccaTTGAACTTTGATTGCTCAAGGTGAATCTCACACCATTGTCGATTAGTCGAATCAGTTTTCttatgaagaaattaaaaattagaacttgttttaattttcttttgttcattgAGGTAATTAAATTTAAGGGCAAGAGCAAGATCCCTTTTTTGTTAGTAAAAacgagaaattgaattgaaaattaatttcaaTTGGATTTGGAATCGTATTTTCATATGGGAATCCGGTTTTTCTGGTTTGCATTTTGATGCATGTTTGACTTTTGGTTTCGTAAATTTTCGCTAGAGAGCATTTTTCGTGGCCATGAATGTCAATGGCTTCTCATCTGATGAAGATGAAGTCATTGCGAAACTGCTTGATATGGGATTTGAGAATTCCGCTGTCGTAGATGCTGTAAAAGAAGTAGGCCCTTCATTTGATGATGCATTGGATTATGTATTGAATGGTTGTAGTAGAAACAATCAGGGAGCATTGAGTAGTTCAAGATGCACCACAAGGAATGTGAAGGCTTTGGGGAAAAGGGCTTTTACTGCTCCGGGTCAAATTCGACAGTCTAGCATACTGGATCATTTTCATTCCACCGGTAGACCAAAACGGATTAAGACTGAGGTTGTACCTGACGTTTCTGTTTCTGGATCAAAACTATGTGCTTCTGTAGAACAATGTGAGAGACCTCCTTCTGGTGTGGATCATAGTGTTG encodes:
- the LOC103434089 gene encoding LOW QUALITY PROTEIN: heat shock 70 kDa protein BIP3 (The sequence of the model RefSeq protein was modified relative to this genomic sequence to represent the inferred CDS: inserted 2 bases in 1 codon; deleted 1 base in 1 codon; substituted 1 base at 1 genomic stop codon) produces the protein MSFAFLLLFVSEFLCGIAVAAYDSSKFGTLIGIDLGTTYSCVGVYKNGHANDQGXPSWVAFTDTVRLIGEAATNQAPLNAERTISDVKRLIGRKRLILCVFDDPDVQRDIKFLRYKAVNEDGKPYMHVNVKGETKVFSPEEISAVILGKMKETAEAYLGKKIKDAVVTVPAYFNDAQRQVTKDAGIIAGLNVARMINEPTAATIMIRQERRGANHNTYXLVYDLGGGTFDVSILTMDNGVFEVRSMSGDTHLGGEDFDHGVMDYVIKFIKKKYNKDISKDPRLSGNFERNMDLFKKIMRPVKKALEDAGLKKKDIHEIVLVGGSTRIPKVQEMLKDFFDGKEPSKGVNPDKAVAYSAAVQGGVLSGEGGEETKGNWTVSIDILYNILFPIC